CTTTACCAAAGAAATCGTACAGCCGCCGAAGCCTCCGCCCATAAGCCGCGAGCCTAAACACCCGTCTTGACGTTGCGCCACTTCTACGAGCGCGTCCGGTTCAATGCCCGTCGTTTCGTAGTCGTCGCGCAAAGACGTATGAGAAGCGTTTAGTAGCTTCCCGAGCTTTTTCATATCCCCGTTTTTTAACGCGGCAGCCGCTTCGTACACTCTTCCGCATTCGGTCACAACGTGTCGCGCGCGTTTGAATATTACGGGCGGCAGTTCTGCTTTGTATGCGTTCAGTTTGAGCAAGCTCAATTCCGCAAGACAGTTTATCCTTATATGTTTTTGCAGTATTTTTAGCGCCTCTTCGGTCTGCTCTCGGCGCTCGTTATACTTGCTTTCCACAAGGTTATGGGGTTTATTGCAATTGGTTATAACGAGCGAACAGTCGCCGAGTTCGAGCGGTATGTATTCGCAGTTTAAGCTGTTGCAGTCAAGCAGCATAACGCTGTTCTTTTTTCCGCACGCCGAAGCGTATTGATCCATGATCCCGCAATTGACTCCTGCGTACTCGCGTTCAGCTTGCTGTGCTTTTAACGCTATTTCCACCTTATCCAATGGCTCGCCTGCTACCGTCGCAAGCG
This is a stretch of genomic DNA from Clostridiales bacterium. It encodes these proteins:
- a CDS encoding galactokinase, whose amino-acid sequence is MKDYDYKMSAAGRINIIGEHIDYCGGKVMPAAISLKNTVYVRPNGTDKINLSWTTLPDKVSLDINKLDSYKDLKYGNYQAGAALMWQRAGHKIIGVDMLYDCTVPFGSGLSSSAAIEVSTIAALATVAGEPLDKVEIALKAQQAEREYAGVNCGIMDQYASACGKKNSVMLLDCNSLNCEYIPLELGDCSLVITNCNKPHNLVESKYNERREQTEEALKILQKHIRINCLAELSLLKLNAYKAELPPVIFKRARHVVTECGRVYEAAAALKNGDMKKLGKLLNASHTSLRDDYETTGIEPDALVEVAQRQDGCLGSRLMGGGFGGCTISLVKKNRVEEFKQNVQAEYEKATGYAPTFYDVAITDGITVEKL